The following proteins are co-located in the Methanofastidiosum sp. genome:
- a CDS encoding DUF4389 domain-containing protein gives MVYCPRCGANNPEGTLYCKECNAFIGDDEEKKIMTGNVYPSIKDYPVTLLYSYTEPSSRAELFIRILYVFILGIIIEAWGIIAGLAQIFQFFYVLIYAKKHKGAFDFMAGFFRFYFNVTAYSCLITDNRPPITSKDVEYPCRITFSFEKESKRLELLVRIFYGFVLSLIASMWGMILYLIVFIEWFYILFTTKKNFGLWEFSVRFINFYMRINAYISILTDERPPLTGD, from the coding sequence ATGGTTTATTGTCCTAGATGTGGAGCCAATAATCCAGAAGGCACTCTTTACTGTAAAGAATGCAACGCATTTATTGGTGATGATGAAGAGAAAAAAATAATGACTGGGAATGTATATCCATCTATTAAGGATTATCCCGTGACATTATTATATTCGTATACAGAGCCCTCTTCACGTGCAGAGTTATTTATTAGAATTTTATATGTTTTTATTCTAGGCATTATTATTGAAGCCTGGGGAATTATTGCAGGTCTTGCCCAAATCTTTCAGTTTTTTTATGTCCTTATATATGCAAAGAAACATAAGGGCGCATTTGATTTTATGGCTGGATTTTTTAGATTCTACTTCAACGTGACGGCATATAGCTGTCTCATAACAGATAATAGACCGCCTATAACAAGTAAAGATGTCGAATATCCATGCAGAATTACATTCTCATTTGAGAAAGAATCAAAAAGATTGGAGCTTCTGGTAAGAATCTTTTATGGTTTTGTGCTATCTCTAATTGCATCTATGTGGGGAATGATACTGTACCTGATAGTATTCATTGAATGGTTTTACATTTTATTTACAACGAAGAAAAACTTTGGCCTTTGGGAGTTTTCAGTAAGATTTATTAACTTCTATATGAGAATCAATGCATATATTTCAATATTAACAGATGAAAGACCTCCTTTAACAGGTGACTAA
- a CDS encoding PrsW family intramembrane metalloprotease, with translation MDPLSLLAIAFAPGLLWLFLFYKKDKYEPEPKKLIILTFILGIVATIPAGILNTLLLPFSIEQANIFLLFFAAFFVIGPVEEISKYMAIRVYALRSKEFDEPIDAMIYSIAAALGFATFENFLYISQFGPSLILMRAITGCLGHAGFSGIVGYYVGKAKFTSPKNNNVVFKGIAIAAFSHGLFNFVLFTQTILAFLFVPLLIVLVYFLTKRLGELSSASPFKPSDHYDFKCPKCKKTVLSSSKFCPECGFKFKR, from the coding sequence ATGGACCCCCTTTCCCTTCTTGCAATAGCATTTGCCCCAGGTTTGCTGTGGCTCTTTCTTTTTTATAAGAAAGACAAATATGAGCCAGAGCCAAAAAAACTAATTATATTGACATTTATCCTGGGAATAGTTGCGACAATTCCGGCAGGCATACTTAATACTTTGCTATTGCCATTTTCTATTGAGCAAGCAAATATTTTTTTACTATTCTTTGCAGCATTTTTTGTAATAGGTCCTGTAGAGGAAATATCAAAGTACATGGCAATTAGAGTATATGCCCTTAGGTCAAAGGAGTTCGATGAACCTATTGATGCAATGATTTATTCTATTGCAGCCGCATTGGGATTTGCAACCTTTGAAAATTTTTTATATATCTCCCAGTTTGGCCCATCGCTAATACTTATGAGGGCCATAACAGGTTGCCTTGGACACGCAGGATTCTCAGGGATAGTTGGGTATTATGTGGGAAAAGCGAAGTTTACCTCGCCAAAGAATAATAATGTAGTATTTAAAGGGATTGCAATAGCAGCGTTCTCACACGGACTGTTTAATTTTGTTTTATTTACCCAGACCATACTAGCTTTCTTATTTGTCCCTCTATTGATAGTGCTAGTATATTTCTTAACAAAAAGATTGGGCGAACTTTCTTCTGCGTCTCCGTTTAAACCTTCAGATCATTATGATTTCAAGTGCCCCAAATGCAAAAAAACTGTGTTATCTTCATCTAAATTCTGCCCAGAATGTGGATTTAAGTTCAAGAGATAA